The following proteins are encoded in a genomic region of Sparus aurata chromosome 11, fSpaAur1.1, whole genome shotgun sequence:
- the LOC115590993 gene encoding interferon-induced protein with tetratricopeptide repeats 2-like, which translates to MMSQTSLESKLEALQCHFTWDLDPSRSILFRLRDKLEDISTEEGNSWLGHIYNLRGYVQYKLGFTQDAQSLFNKAAEAFCQTRRADSDEGPWLVVNYGNLAWLHHHLGEQAESQAYLSKVNALMNKYPSPSQDELHPEIYAEKAWTLMKFSADKKPLAADYFQRAIRMQPDMVEWKTSHVLVLYSVSASVNTGLDADMLERMRIAKEEDPENLYLAVHYLEQNAKTMKKEEVEDEARELAQKILKNPVSSYSGMKALLWVYFEYVSVDDAIDLAEEALSHHPDVRYMKSCAALCYKWIITSRGSFPKQSTIDRAISLHEELISLYPQSSLVKKIDLANIYAKSNHSQAKAEEIYQEVLESDVEPADKQMVYNRFANYLYFDRQDRQGSIQYHMKAAEIPHKSYFRESSIRVLGRIKDTFRKRAEELEEFLQNLQEP; encoded by the exons ATGATGAG TCAAACATCACTGGAGTCCAAACTGGAGGCCCTGCAGTGCCACTTCACCTGGGATCTGGACCCCAGCAGGTCCATACTCTTCCGTCTTAGGGACAAGCTGGAGGACATCAGCACCGAGGAGGGAAACAGCTGGCTGGGTCACATTTACAACCTGCGGGGGTACGTTCAATACAAGCTGGGGTTCACCCAAGATGCCCAGAGTTTGTTCAACAAGGCTGCAGAGGCCTTCTGCCAGACAAGAAGAGCAGACTCAGATGAGGGTCCCTGGTTAGTGGTGAACTACGGGAACCTGGCTTGGCTGCACCACCACCTGGGAGAACAAGCAGAGAGTCAGGCTTACCTGTCAAAGGTCAACGCCCTGATGAATAAATACCCATCTCCATCCCAGGACGAGCTCCATCCAGAGATCTACGCTGAGAAAGCCTGGACCCTGATGAAGTTCAGCGCAGACAAGAAGCCGCTGGCTGCAGATTACTTCCAGAGAGCCATCAGGATGCAGCCGGACATGGTGGAGTGGAAAACCAGCCATGTCTTAGTGTTGTATAGTGTCTCAGCATCAGTCAACACAGGACTGGATGCTGACATGTTGGAGAGAATGAGAATCGCAAAGGAGGAAGATCCAGAGAACTTGTACCTCGCTGTTCACTACCTTGAGCAGAATGCTAAAACCATGAAGAAAGAAGAAGTTGAAGATGAAGCTCGAGAGTTAGCTCAGAAGATCCTGAAGAATCCAGTCAGCAGCTACAGCGGTATGAAAGCTTTGCTATGGGTTTACTTTGAATATGTATCTGTTGATGATGCCATTGATTTGGCAGAGGAGGCTCTGAGTCATCATCCAGATGTGCGTTATATGAAGAGCTGTGCTGCACTCTGCTACAAATGGATCATTACTTCCAGGGGCAGTTTCCCAAAACAAAGCACAATAGACAGAGCGATCAGTCTCCATGAGGAGCTGATTTCTCTTTACCCTCAGTCTTCTCTGGTGAAGAAAATAGACCTCGCAAACATATACGCAAAGTCAAATCACAGCCAGGCTAAAGCTGAGGAGATTTACCAGGAGGTGCTGGAGAGTGATGTGGAACCGGCAGACAAACAGATGGTTTACAACAGGTTCGCAAACTATCTATACTTTGATCGACAGGATCGTCAAGGGTCAATACAGTATCATATGAAGGCAGCAGAGATACCGCACAAATCATACTTTCGTGAGAGCAGCATCAGAGTTCTGGGAAGGATTAAAGACACATTTAGGAAACGGGCGGAAGAATTAGAGGAGTTTCTGCAGAACCTACAAGAGCCATAG
- the LOC115590785 gene encoding interferon-induced protein with tetratricopeptide repeats 2-like isoform X2, translating to MMSQTSLESKLEALQCHFTWDLDPSRCRLFRLRDKLEDIGTEEGNSWLGHIYNLQGYVQYKLGFTQDAQSLFNKAAEAFCQTRRADSDEGPWLVVNYGNLAWLHHHLGEQAESQAYLSKVDALMNKYPSPSQDELHPEIYAEKAWTLMKFSTDKKQLAADYFQRAIRMQPDMVEWKTSYFLLLYSVSTSVNTGLDADLLEKMRITKEEDPENLYLAVHYLEQSAKTMKKEEVEDEARELAEKILKNPVSSYSGMMPLLWVYFEYVSVDDAIDLAEEALRRHPDVRYLKSCVALCYKWIITSRGSFPKQSTIDRAISLHEELISLYSQSSLVKKIDLANIYAKSNHSQAKAEEIYQELLESDLDPADKQLVYNRFANYLNIDRRDRQGSKEYLMKAAEIPHKSRFRENSIRALGRIKDTFRRRAEELEAFLQNLQEP from the exons ATGATGAG TCAAACATCACTGGAGTCCAAACTGGAGGCCCTGCAGTGCCACTTCACCTGGGATCTGGACCCCAGCAGGTGCAGACTCTTCCGTCTTAGGGACAAGCTGGAGGACATCGGCACTGAGGAGGGAAACAGCTGGCTGGGTCACATTTACAACCTGCAGGGGTACGTTCAATACAAGCTGGGGTTCACCCAAGATGCCCAGAGTTTGTTCAACAAGGCTGCAGAGGCCTTCTGCCAGACAAGAAGAGCAGACTCAGATGAGGGTCCCTGGTTAGTGGTGAACTACGGGAACCTGGCTTGGCTGCACCACCACCTGGGAGAACAAGCAGAGAGTCAGGCTTACCTGTCAAAGGTCGACGCCCTGATGAATAAATACCCATCTCCATCCCAGGACGAGCTCCATCCAGAGATCTACGCTGAGAAAGCCTGGACCCTGATGAAGTTCAGCACAGACAAGAAGCAGCTGGCTGCAGATTACTTCCAGAGAGCCATCAGGATGCAGCCGGACATGGTGGAGTGGAAAACCAGCTACTTCTTATTGTTGTATAGTGTCTCAACATCAGTCAACACAGGACTGGATGCTGACTTGTTGGAGAAAATGAGAATCACAAAGGAAGAAGATCCAGAGAACTTGTACCTCGCTGTTCACTACCTTGAGCAGAGTGCTAAAACCATGAAGAAAGAAGAAGTTGAAGATGAAGCTCGAGAGTTAGCTGAAAAGATCCTGAAGAATCCAGTCAGCAGCTACAGCGGTATGATGCCTTTACTATGGGTTTACTTTGAATATGTATCTGTTGATGATGCCATTGATTTGGCAGAGGAGGCTCTGAGACGGCATCCAGATGTGCGTTATTTGAAGAGCTGTGTTGCACTCTGCTACAAATGGATCATTACTTCCAGGGGCAGTTTCCCAAAACAAAGCACAATAGACAGAGCGATCAGTCTCCATGAGGAGCTGATTTCTCTTTACTCTCAGTCTTCTCTGGTGAAGAAAATAGACCTCGCAAACATATACGCAAAGTCAAATCACAGCCAGGCTAAAGCTGAGGAGATTTACCAGGAGCTGCTAGAGAGTGATCTGgatcctgcagacaaacagctggtttACAACAGATTTGCAAACTATTTAAATATTGATCGAAGGGATCGTCAAGGGTCGAAGGAGTATCTCATGAAGGCTGCAGAGATACCGCACAAATCGCGCTTTCGTGAGAACAGCATCAGAGCTCTGGGAAGGATTAAAGACACATTTAGGAGACGGGCAGAAGAATTAGAGGCGTTTCTGCAGAACCTGCAAGAGCCATAG
- the LOC115590785 gene encoding interferon-induced protein with tetratricopeptide repeats 1-like isoform X3, whose product MMSQTSLESKLEALQCHFTWDLDPSRSKLFRLRYLLEDIGTEEGNSWLGHIYNLRGYVQYKLGFTQDAQSLFNKAAEAFCQTRRADSDEGPWLVVNYGNLAWLHHHLGEQAESQAYLSKVDALMNKYPSPSQDELHPEIYAEKAWTLMKFSADQKQLAADYFQRAIRMQPDMVEWKTSHVIGLVNASKHSDTGLEADVLEKMRIAKEEDPENLYLAAQYLQECAKKGERVEDEARELATKILKNPVSSYSGVKALLRVYRNYVSVDEAIDLAEEALKNHPDVRFLKRCAALCYKWKIIFFRESRPKPNMIDRAISLYKEVIILYSQAFLVKKIDLANIYAKSNHSQAKAEQIYQEVLKSDLDPADKQLVYNQYAKYLNFDRQDRQRSIKYHMKAAEIPIQSFYRENSVKVLGKIKGRSRNRMCREIEQFLENLQEP is encoded by the exons ATGATGAG TCAAACATCACTGGAGTCCAAACTGGAGGCCCTGCAGTGCCACTTCACCTGGGATCTGGACCCCAGCAGGTCCAAACTCTTCCGTCTCAGGTACCTGCTGGAGGACATCGGCACCGAGGAGGGAAACAGCTGGCTGGGTCACATTTACAACCTGCGGGGGTACGTTCAATACAAGCTGGGGTTCACCCAAGATGCCCAGAGTTTGTTCAACAAGGCTGCAGAGGCCTTCTGCCAGACAAGAAGAGCAGACTCAGATGAGGGTCCCTGGTTAGTGGTGAACTACGGGAACCTGGCTTGGCTGCACCACCACCTGGGAGAACAAGCAGAGAGTCAGGCTTACCTGTCAAAGGTCGACGCCCTGATGAATAAATACCCATCTCCATCCCAGGACGAGCTCCATCCAGAGATCTACGCTGAGAAAGCCTGGACCCTGATGAAGTTCAGCGCAGACCAGAAGCAGCTGGCTGCAGATTACTTCCAGAGAGCCATCAGGATGCAGCCGGACATGGTGGAGTGGAAAACCAGCCATGTCATAGGGTTAGTCAATGCTTCTAAGCACAGCGACACAGGGCTGGAGGCTGACGTCTTGGAGAAAATGAGAATTGCAAAGGAAGAAGATCCAGAGAACTTGTACCTCGCTGCTCAGTACCTCCAGGAATGTGcaaagaaaggagaaagagTTGAAGATGAAGCTCGAGAGTTAGCTACAAAGATTCTGAAGAATCCAGTCAGCAGCTACAGCGGTGTGAAAGCACTTCTCAGGGTTTACAGAAACTATGTTTCTGTGGATGAGGCCATTGATTTGGCGGAGGAGGCTCTGAAAAATCATCCAGATGTGCGTTTTCTGAAGAGATGCGCTGCACTCTGCTACAAATGGAAGATCATTTTTTTCAGAGAGAGTCGCCCGAAGCCAAACATGATAGACAGAGCGATCAGTCTCTATAAGGAGGTGATTATTCTTTACTCTCAGGCTTTTCTTGTGAAGAAAATAGACCTCGCAAACATATACGCAAAGTCAAATCACAGCCAGGCTAAAGCTGAGCAGATTTACCAGGAGGTGCTAAAGAGTGATCTGgatcctgcagacaaacagctggtttACAACCAGTACGCAAAATATCTGAACTTTGATCGACAGGATCGTCAAAGGTCGATAAAATATCACATGAAGGCTGCAGAGATACCGATACAATCCTTCTATCGTGAGAACAGCGTCAAAGTTCTGGGAAAGATTAAAGGCAGGAGCAGAAACCGAATGTGTAGAGAAATAGAGCAGTTTCTGGAAAACCTGCAAGAGCCGTAG